Proteins encoded within one genomic window of Jiangella mangrovi:
- a CDS encoding DUF3592 domain-containing protein, translated as MGNILRIVIGLAGLTAAAWSASRSLRLRRRGLEADAVVTRSEQHQRNIGQGERSSRWVSTVEYLDDDAVTRTSTLPGRFTVGETVPIRYLPDGSERVARAGKATFAEAFAILGATAGGIALTVLI; from the coding sequence GTGGGGAACATCCTGCGCATCGTCATCGGCCTGGCCGGGCTGACGGCGGCCGCGTGGTCCGCGTCGCGCTCGCTGCGGCTGCGCCGCCGCGGACTGGAGGCTGACGCCGTCGTCACCCGGTCGGAGCAGCACCAGCGGAACATCGGCCAGGGCGAGCGAAGCAGCCGCTGGGTGTCGACGGTCGAGTACCTGGACGACGACGCGGTGACACGGACGTCGACGCTGCCCGGGCGGTTCACCGTCGGCGAGACCGTTCCGATCCGGTACCTGCCGGACGGCTCCGAGCGGGTCGCGCGGGCCGGCAAGGCCACGTTCGCCGAGGCATTCGCGATCCTCGGCGCCACGGCCGGCGGCATCGCGCTCACCGTCCTGATCTAG
- a CDS encoding DUF3467 domain-containing protein has translation MANPPERREYDIDIPAEVEPGTYADFASIWHTADSFVLDFAVLKRPPKPTVNEDGSRVLKVPTRVVTRVRVPPSQVFEIMKGLEKQLSMWERSHGVKRKSPEDT, from the coding sequence ATGGCCAACCCGCCCGAACGCCGTGAGTACGACATCGACATCCCGGCCGAGGTGGAGCCCGGCACCTACGCCGACTTCGCCTCCATCTGGCACACCGCCGACTCCTTCGTCCTCGACTTCGCCGTCCTGAAGCGCCCGCCGAAACCGACCGTCAACGAGGACGGGAGCCGCGTGCTGAAGGTGCCGACGCGCGTCGTGACGAGGGTGCGGGTGCCACCGAGCCAGGTCTTCGAGATCATGAAGGGCTTGGAGAAGCAGCTGTCCATGTGGGAGCGCAGCCACGGCGTCAAGCGCAAGTCGCCCGAGGACACCTGA
- a CDS encoding ABC transporter ATP-binding protein — protein MTMTATHVDVRDLVVRYRGRTALDGLDLQLGAGVHGLLGPNGAGKTTLMRVLATVVRPASGSATVLDGDVTADARLRQVRRRLGYLPQQFGYYPRFTVREFVEYFAWLKEVPRERIPAAVDRAIERVGLLDRADDRLKRLSGGMLRRAGIAQAIVNDPDLLLLDEPTAGLDPEQRVDFRELLRAIGVDACVLVSTHLVEDVAAACAHVTLLNEGRAVFRGTPAELAARGTGGDGDSPIERGYTAVLRAARAA, from the coding sequence ATGACCATGACCGCCACCCACGTGGACGTCCGCGACCTCGTCGTGCGGTACCGGGGGCGCACGGCGCTGGACGGGCTCGACCTGCAGCTGGGCGCGGGCGTGCACGGCCTGCTCGGGCCGAACGGCGCGGGCAAGACGACGCTGATGCGGGTGCTCGCGACGGTGGTGCGCCCGGCGTCGGGCAGCGCGACGGTGCTCGACGGCGACGTCACGGCCGATGCGCGGCTGCGCCAGGTCCGCCGCCGGCTCGGTTACCTGCCGCAGCAGTTCGGCTACTACCCGCGCTTCACCGTCCGCGAGTTCGTCGAGTACTTCGCCTGGCTCAAGGAGGTCCCGCGCGAGCGGATCCCGGCGGCGGTCGACCGCGCCATCGAGCGGGTGGGCCTGCTCGACCGCGCCGACGACCGGCTCAAGCGGCTCTCCGGCGGCATGCTGCGGCGCGCCGGCATCGCGCAGGCGATCGTCAACGACCCCGACCTGCTGCTCCTCGACGAGCCGACCGCCGGCCTCGACCCGGAGCAGCGGGTCGACTTCCGCGAACTGCTCCGGGCCATCGGGGTCGACGCGTGCGTGCTGGTCAGTACGCATCTGGTCGAGGACGTCGCGGCCGCGTGCGCGCACGTGACGCTGCTCAACGAGGGGAGGGCGGTGTTCCGCGGGACGCCCGCCGAGCTCGCGGCACGGGGGACCGGCGGCGACGGCGACAGCCCCATCGAGCGCGGCTACACCGCCGTCCTGCGCGCGGCCCGGGCCGCCTGA